Proteins from a genomic interval of Spirochaetales bacterium:
- a CDS encoding metalloregulator ArsR/SmtB family transcription factor yields the protein MKALEYFKALADETRIRLFTLLGSHELNVHEITEILRMGQSRVSRHLKILSDCGLLTARRDGLWSFYSVPDTPDARRFAGLVREAVAGEAVLAEDGREAEKVIRARKDRTREFFDAVASHWEYMKKELFGDIDIIGLLLETVPSCRTIADLGCGTGDLLHALLGRAERVIGVDNSSRMLDEARRRFGADRGRADFRLGELSHLPLRDGEAECAVIAMVLHHLQAPEVAVGEAARVLEPGGTLVVMDFDKHENEMLRERFSDRWLGFGMEGLCSFLSGAGLATEVTKRIPVLKGLVVNIASGKKQAD from the coding sequence ATGAAAGCGCTCGAATACTTCAAGGCCCTGGCCGATGAAACGAGGATCAGACTCTTTACGCTGCTCGGCTCCCACGAACTGAATGTGCACGAGATTACGGAAATCCTCCGCATGGGCCAGTCGAGGGTGTCGAGGCATCTCAAAATTCTTTCCGACTGCGGCCTCCTTACGGCACGGCGGGACGGGTTGTGGTCGTTCTATTCCGTGCCGGATACCCCGGATGCCCGCCGGTTTGCCGGACTTGTACGGGAAGCGGTTGCGGGGGAAGCCGTGCTTGCTGAGGACGGCAGGGAAGCGGAAAAGGTGATACGGGCCCGGAAAGATCGGACGAGGGAGTTTTTCGATGCGGTCGCCTCGCACTGGGAGTACATGAAAAAGGAGCTTTTCGGGGATATCGATATCATCGGGCTGCTTTTGGAGACAGTTCCTTCATGCCGGACGATCGCGGATCTGGGGTGCGGGACCGGCGACCTCCTTCACGCGCTGCTCGGCAGGGCGGAACGGGTAATCGGGGTGGACAATTCGTCCCGCATGCTCGATGAAGCCCGGAGGCGTTTCGGGGCGGATCGGGGGCGGGCGGATTTTCGGCTCGGCGAACTCTCTCACCTCCCCCTCCGTGACGGGGAGGCGGAGTGCGCGGTGATCGCGATGGTTCTGCATCACCTGCAGGCGCCGGAGGTCGCGGTGGGGGAAGCCGCCCGCGTCCTTGAGCCCGGAGGCACGCTCGTCGTCATGGATTTCGACAAGCACGAAAACGAAATGCTCAGGGAGCGGTTTTCCGACCGCTGGCTCGGCTTCGGGATGGAGGGGCTTTGCTCTTTTTTGTCCGGAGCGGGTCTCGCAACGGAGGTGACGAAGCGGATTCCGGTCCTGAAAGGACTCGTGGTGAATATCGCGTCGGGAAAGAAGCAGGCCGATTGA
- a CDS encoding adenosylhomocysteinase — translation MDKGDFFEVKDLKLADQGRKNLELAELNMGALMVVKERFEKEKPLAGIRIGLALHVTKETGILVRVLRAGGAEIAITGCNPLSTQDDVAAALAEEGVKVWAYKGETKEDYYRYITYVIDNKPHITIDDGCDLVSEIHKNHPHLIPDIICGCEETTTGIIRLKAMERDNRLKYPMIAVNDNNTKHLVDNYYGTGQSTIDGILRATNILFAGKTVVVCGYGSCGKGVSLRASALGANVIVCEVDKFRALQAAYDGYRVMKMEEAAVIGDVFCTVTGNKHVIRLEHMKEMKHGAIMLNSGHFDIEIDLASLREAGDSSRKVRPFMDEYVLGGKKLFVLGEGRLVNLAAAEGHPSEVMSTSFCGQALSCEYGAKNRGKMENKVIQLPAEIDDEIAGLQLKAMGITIDTLTAEQIAYLDSWEEGT, via the coding sequence ATGGATAAAGGAGATTTTTTTGAGGTAAAGGACCTGAAGCTGGCCGATCAGGGACGGAAAAATCTGGAGCTGGCCGAACTCAATATGGGCGCGCTTATGGTCGTGAAAGAACGGTTCGAAAAGGAAAAGCCGCTCGCCGGGATACGGATCGGGCTGGCGCTGCACGTGACAAAGGAGACCGGCATTCTGGTCAGGGTGCTGCGCGCGGGGGGAGCGGAAATCGCGATAACAGGGTGCAATCCCCTCTCCACACAGGACGACGTTGCCGCGGCCCTCGCTGAAGAAGGGGTGAAGGTCTGGGCGTACAAAGGCGAAACGAAAGAGGATTACTACCGCTATATCACCTACGTGATCGACAACAAACCGCATATCACGATTGACGACGGGTGCGACCTCGTCTCGGAGATCCACAAAAACCATCCGCACCTGATTCCGGACATTATCTGCGGGTGCGAAGAAACGACCACCGGCATCATACGGCTCAAGGCCATGGAACGCGACAACCGGCTCAAGTACCCGATGATCGCGGTCAATGACAACAACACGAAACACCTGGTGGACAACTATTACGGAACGGGCCAGTCGACGATCGACGGCATTCTCCGCGCGACGAACATTCTCTTTGCCGGAAAAACCGTCGTCGTCTGCGGGTACGGAAGCTGCGGCAAAGGGGTGTCTTTGCGGGCAAGCGCCCTCGGCGCGAATGTCATCGTCTGTGAGGTCGACAAATTCAGGGCCCTTCAGGCGGCATACGACGGATACCGCGTGATGAAAATGGAAGAGGCCGCCGTTATCGGGGACGTCTTCTGCACGGTTACCGGCAACAAGCACGTGATCCGGCTCGAACACATGAAGGAGATGAAGCACGGGGCGATCATGCTCAATTCGGGCCATTTCGATATCGAAATAGACCTTGCCTCGTTACGGGAAGCGGGTGATTCATCCCGAAAGGTGCGGCCGTTCATGGACGAATACGTCCTCGGCGGGAAGAAGCTTTTCGTGCTGGGTGAAGGCCGGCTCGTCAATCTCGCCGCGGCGGAAGGGCACCCGAGCGAGGTGATGTCAACCTCGTTCTGCGGCCAGGCCCTCTCGTGCGAATACGGGGCAAAAAACAGGGGAAAAATGGAGAATAAAGT